GGTCAACTTGGAAGTCTTTCCCAACAGCTGGAGCATTTTTCCTCGAACTGGCATTGGGAAAAAATCGGAATCTTCTTCGACAGACCCTCTCGTGAATCTCTTTCCGGTCGCTCCGATTCACCCGATTCCCTTGTTCCTGGCACGAAGCGGTCCGGAAATCAAAAGAAACTTCGTCTGGGAGTGGCCTGGGACAGCGCTTTCCGTTTCTATTATCCGGAAAACTGGTCTGCGCTGGAGAGCAGGGGGATCGAAATTGTCTCCTTTTCGCCTCTCCAGGATCCCGTCCTGCCGGAAGAGCTGGACGGGATTTATCTGGGCGGAGGATATCCCGAGCATTTTCTGGAAGAACTCTCCCAAAATATTTCCTTCCTGGAAAGTGTTCGGAGCTTCCATGCAAGCGGAAGATTCATCTATGCCGAATGCGGCGGAATGCTGTATCTGACGGATGGTCCTCTGGAAAATGAAAAGATTCGGTGGGCCGGTCTCTTTCCGTACCGTTTTCGGATGAACGGCCATCTCCGGCGTCTCGGTTATGTTTCTGCCGTTCCCGTCGGCGAGGAAGGCTGGTTTTCAGGTTCATCTTCAATCCGGGGGCATTTTTTTCATTACAGCGAGCTTGTCCCGAAGAACCCGGCTCCCGAAGTGTCGCCGGGTTTTCTGGTCGATGGCCGTCCGGAAGGTTTTCGTTCCGGACCGGCCCTTGCCTCCTACATGCATCTCTATTTCCCGTCCAGTCATCGGTTTCTGGAGGAGTTTGCCGATCAGCTTGAGAACAATCATTCGCACATGCGCAAGTCATCTCTCTTTTAAATGTATTTCGTTCTGTGAACGACAAGACGCTTCCCGGAGGGAGATTCCATGACACCCAGTGTTCTGATCATTTCGGAAAAACATCATCTGCATCTTGAAGGAGTGAAGGTCCAGCTCGAAAAGCGGGGAGGGTTCAAAAATGTTGCGGTCTTTGCTTTTCTGGAAGGCCGGGAAGCCTTTGGGCGCAAGCTCGGGAGTCTTCTTGCCGACTCGCGTCATCTGGCCGTTGTGACATTTGAGGAAAATCCGGCTGCCATTCTGGAGCAGTTTGACCAATGGTATCGGGAAGCCATATTGCCGGAAGCGGACATCCGTCCTGTTTTCGGTCTTCTGGAGACACCTTCTTTTATCCGGGCCCTTTCGACGACGGTCCGTCAACAGTTTGACCCGGAACAACCACCGGAGGAGCCGCCTGTCCCGGAGCCGGACAAGATCGAGGAAGAAAGTTTTCGGATTATTGATGAAGTTCTTTCGGGGTACGGATTCGAGGAGGAATGGCATCAGGTTGTCCGGCGGGCGGTTCATGCCGCGGCGGATTTCGAGGTGGCCGACCGCATGGACCATCATGTCGGAGCCATTGACACAGCCATTCGTGCAATTCATGGTGGCGCGAATATCATCGTGGACGTGCAGATGGTCGAAAGCGGCATTTCCAAGCCTCTGACAGGAAAATTCAAAACGGGAATCCGCTGTTTTGTGGGGGATGAGGACGTGGCATCCCGGGCAAAAGCAGAGGGAGTCACCCGCTCGACGATCGCCATGCGCAAGGCGATTCCTTATCTCGCCGGCAGTATTGTCGTGGTCGGGAATGCGCCGACGGCTCTCTTTGAAGTGTTGCGCCTGATCCGGAAGGAAGGCGTCCGTCCGGCTCTTGTGGTCGGAGTGCCGGTGGGGTTTGTGGGGGCGGCCGAGTCGAAGGAACTCCTGTCGAGACAGACAATCGTTCCCTGGATTACGACGCGCGGTCCCAAAGGAGGGTCCACCGTGGCGGTCGCGATCATGAATGCCCTTTTGCGTATTGCCGATGCACAGGGGAAAGGGGGAGTCGGGTAGTCTGGTTCGGAGAGGATGCTGAATTGCCGGGAGGAGATCTTCAGATCCCCCCGATGAAAAATTGCGGGAAAAATGATAAGATTTTCCGGATCAAGACTTTGCCTTTTTTGAATAGCTTCCCGGGGCATCATGATTGGGCAGAGGACAGGCTTTCATTGCCGGAAAGAGGGCCTCTTTACTGCTCTGGCAAAGAGGTCTCAAAGGCGGACGGGAGACTGGACGGCTTGATTTCGGGCGGTGTTGATTCAATGGTCAAAGAATTGGTATTTTACCTTGCCCCGTTTCAATGTTGAGGCGGGGAATGAACAGCACATGAGAATGGAGGGAGTTT
The sequence above is drawn from the Leptospirillum ferriphilum ML-04 genome and encodes:
- a CDS encoding precorrin-8X methylmutase; protein product: MTPSVLIISEKHHLHLEGVKVQLEKRGGFKNVAVFAFLEGREAFGRKLGSLLADSRHLAVVTFEENPAAILEQFDQWYREAILPEADIRPVFGLLETPSFIRALSTTVRQQFDPEQPPEEPPVPEPDKIEEESFRIIDEVLSGYGFEEEWHQVVRRAVHAAADFEVADRMDHHVGAIDTAIRAIHGGANIIVDVQMVESGISKPLTGKFKTGIRCFVGDEDVASRAKAEGVTRSTIAMRKAIPYLAGSIVVVGNAPTALFEVLRLIRKEGVRPALVVGVPVGFVGAAESKELLSRQTIVPWITTRGPKGGSTVAVAIMNALLRIADAQGKGGVG
- a CDS encoding cobyrinate a,c-diamide synthase, with translation MKNRRPGVVVAGLHSGSGKTLVTLALLQGLQKRGYVVRPFKCGPDFIDPRFHEWISGRTSVNLDPFFLSSGDIQALYDRMTEGLSGGVAEGVMGFYDGLAKKTSTYDLARILDLPVLLAVHSKGIAETLASVVKGVRDHRPDSRLAGVIAVQTGSPKHGEILSRALEEEGLPPLLGTLPRDENLKLPERHLGLVDVRELERSGQLGSLSQQLEHFSSNWHWEKIGIFFDRPSRESLSGRSDSPDSLVPGTKRSGNQKKLRLGVAWDSAFRFYYPENWSALESRGIEIVSFSPLQDPVLPEELDGIYLGGGYPEHFLEELSQNISFLESVRSFHASGRFIYAECGGMLYLTDGPLENEKIRWAGLFPYRFRMNGHLRRLGYVSAVPVGEEGWFSGSSSIRGHFFHYSELVPKNPAPEVSPGFLVDGRPEGFRSGPALASYMHLYFPSSHRFLEEFADQLENNHSHMRKSSLF